The following coding sequences are from one Candidatus Zixiibacteriota bacterium window:
- a CDS encoding glycoside hydrolase, whose translation MTRQLLTATLIITLLLIGVAAFADSSLPPPANIRLTYVENWLNNEQQVWICPTDSNVIIANWRDFRLGYRQVGIGRSDDGGLTWTDSLINKPWMQMFGFDSKQSDPTMNADRQGNFIMSSMDWDGFGFSGLNTIVFYKSTDKGISWTGPVPCVWSGSAVTFEDKQFVAVDRTGGIHDGNIYCIWARFYDGPNRLQFVRSTDGAQTFEDTIVVGPQQFPSGCGVRDAGQFAFPLVNSNGDVHCFWQGWAYDSSGNCTGNQSIKHAISTDGGQSFTYPDTVLGVSGYQYANGGVNTYSAPAADADITGGPFDGNIYMSFTNIGPEDTDRSDVDFVRSLDNGATWSERIQINDALESDLIDSFHPWLIVNQEGVIMVIFYDQRYDSPNYYLFDLMAAYSFDGGLTFTSNHRITTASSSPGDLKFDEENGPIIDPETGWLRPLSDSRAGLIGEYIGVTAYHDKTNAVWTDSRDGNSETYTANWYLPLLEPRLAAPELGSYPPSAPSFAWATSWKHDQDRYRLEISTDETFGVDVTSRTVDTNLYTLDISLDEGNYFWRVKSLKTTNADSSEYSAVWSFTLDTTPPDPPQLSEPADETVTLEPQPFFDWSDETKAGAPVTYSLYVSTDPAFTPGPNTVTYSGLTTSELALPNPLQPDILTYWKVEAIDGASNSSESVVFTVTNSSLACGDVDGDGGPDVTIADLVYMVDYMFNDGPPPPVMAAADVDGSGGDIDIADLVYMVDYMFNGGPAPICR comes from the coding sequence ATGACACGTCAATTGCTAACGGCAACCCTCATCATCACCCTATTGCTGATCGGCGTCGCCGCTTTTGCCGACAGCAGCCTGCCACCCCCTGCCAACATCCGCCTGACCTACGTCGAAAACTGGCTCAACAACGAGCAGCAAGTATGGATCTGCCCGACCGATAGCAACGTGATAATAGCCAACTGGCGCGACTTTCGTCTCGGATACCGTCAGGTAGGAATCGGTCGTTCCGACGACGGCGGCTTGACCTGGACCGACTCGCTGATCAACAAACCGTGGATGCAGATGTTCGGCTTTGACTCCAAGCAATCCGACCCAACCATGAATGCCGACCGTCAGGGGAATTTCATCATGTCGTCAATGGACTGGGACGGTTTCGGCTTTTCCGGACTCAATACGATTGTGTTTTACAAATCGACCGACAAAGGTATCTCCTGGACCGGACCGGTGCCGTGTGTTTGGAGCGGCAGCGCCGTCACCTTTGAAGACAAGCAGTTTGTGGCCGTCGACCGCACCGGTGGCATCCATGACGGTAATATCTATTGCATCTGGGCTCGCTTCTATGATGGTCCCAACCGTCTGCAGTTCGTTCGTTCCACCGATGGCGCTCAGACTTTTGAGGACACTATAGTGGTCGGACCGCAGCAGTTTCCATCGGGCTGCGGAGTTCGTGATGCCGGGCAGTTTGCCTTTCCGCTGGTCAACTCAAACGGCGATGTGCATTGTTTCTGGCAGGGGTGGGCCTATGACTCTTCCGGCAATTGTACCGGAAACCAGTCTATCAAGCATGCTATCTCAACTGATGGCGGTCAGAGTTTCACCTACCCGGACACCGTGCTTGGCGTCAGCGGCTATCAGTATGCCAACGGCGGCGTCAATACGTACTCGGCGCCGGCGGCTGACGCCGACATTACCGGCGGACCGTTCGACGGCAACATCTATATGTCGTTTACCAATATCGGACCTGAAGATACCGACAGAAGTGACGTTGATTTCGTTCGGTCATTGGACAACGGCGCTACCTGGTCGGAACGGATTCAGATCAACGACGCGCTTGAATCTGACTTGATCGACAGTTTCCATCCCTGGTTGATCGTCAACCAGGAAGGTGTCATCATGGTGATATTCTATGACCAGCGCTATGACTCGCCCAACTACTACCTGTTTGATCTGATGGCGGCCTACTCGTTCGACGGCGGCTTGACTTTCACCAGCAATCACCGAATCACCACGGCTTCGTCGTCACCCGGCGATCTAAAGTTCGACGAGGAGAACGGACCGATCATAGATCCCGAGACCGGATGGTTGCGCCCGCTGTCCGATTCGCGCGCCGGGTTGATCGGTGAGTATATCGGCGTCACCGCCTACCACGACAAAACCAACGCCGTCTGGACCGACTCGCGCGACGGCAACTCAGAAACCTACACGGCCAACTGGTACCTGCCTTTGTTGGAACCGCGACTCGCGGCGCCGGAGCTAGGGTCCTATCCGCCCAGCGCGCCCTCGTTCGCATGGGCAACATCGTGGAAACATGATCAAGACCGCTATCGTCTGGAAATCTCAACCGATGAAACCTTCGGTGTGGATGTGACCTCCCGAACAGTCGACACCAATCTGTACACGCTGGACATCAGCCTGGACGAAGGGAACTACTTCTGGCGGGTCAAGTCGCTCAAGACGACAAACGCAGACTCCTCGGAATACTCGGCTGTGTGGTCATTCACGCTCGATACAACGCCACCCGATCCGCCGCAACTTTCGGAACCGGCCGATGAGACAGTGACTTTAGAGCCACAGCCTTTCTTTGATTGGAGCGATGAGACCAAGGCCGGAGCCCCGGTCACCTATTCGCTGTATGTCTCCACCGACCCGGCCTTCACGCCCGGTCCAAACACAGTCACATACAGCGGTCTGACCACGTCGGAATTGGCTCTTCCCAATCCGTTGCAACCCGACATTCTGACATACTGGAAAGTCGAGGCTATCGACGGTGCTTCGAACAGTTCCGAGTCGGTTGTCTTCACGGTGACCAATTCCAGTCTGGCCTGTGGTGACGTTGACGGTGACGGTGGTCCGGATGTCACCATTGCCGATCTCGTTTACATGGTCGATTACATGTTCAACGACGGCCCGCCACCGCCGGTGATGGCGGCGGCCGATGTCGATGGCTCGGGCGGTGATATTGACATCGCCGATTTGGTGTACATGGTGGACTATATGTTCAACGGCGGCCCGGCGCCGATTTGTAGATAA
- a CDS encoding sigma-70 family RNA polymerase sigma factor, whose product MAERPPQIERILAGDHKAFEEFVKEHQRLVSHIVFRMVSNDEDRKDICQDVFLKVHQNLAGFRNESKLSTWVGRVAYNRCLNHLEKKKVPLFEDHCAEGSTIDSVIGEAVQPDEYTEHQDMAMRLRAEIQELPAQYRAIVSLYHLDEMTYKEIGEITKLPEGTVKSYLFRARKLLKERLAAKYQPEEL is encoded by the coding sequence ATGGCCGAAAGACCACCGCAAATTGAACGAATTCTCGCAGGAGATCACAAGGCGTTTGAGGAATTCGTCAAAGAGCATCAGCGATTGGTGAGTCATATCGTGTTTAGGATGGTTTCAAACGATGAAGATCGCAAGGACATCTGCCAGGATGTGTTCCTTAAAGTGCATCAGAATCTGGCCGGTTTTCGCAATGAGTCCAAGCTGTCGACCTGGGTTGGCCGAGTAGCCTATAATCGATGCCTGAATCACCTGGAGAAGAAAAAGGTCCCGCTGTTTGAGGACCATTGCGCTGAGGGCAGCACGATCGATAGTGTCATCGGAGAGGCCGTTCAGCCGGACGAGTATACAGAACATCAGGACATGGCCATGCGGCTGCGGGCTGAGATTCAAGAATTGCCCGCACAATACCGGGCCATCGTGTCGCTCTATCATCTCGATGAAATGACCTACAAAGAGATCGGCGAAATCACCAAACTGCCCGAAGGCACCGTCAAAAGCTATCTCTTTCGCGCCCGCAAACTGCTGAAGGAACGGCTGGCTGCAAAGTATCAGCCGGAGGAATTATGA
- a CDS encoding T9SS type A sorting domain-containing protein — protein sequence MPYIEMMHKDLGASMGRTVLKLISIIITVSLGLCATAHCSEYDRQSDFEDSLELKYAGSTAWSHFSDMIVDGHLLYAAMVFGVKILDLSNPEKPSLVSQVYMNGSLTYSLALQKPYLYGRTVDGLSVFDVTEPAAPELLGRLDHSCDEGGMAVAGDYAYLSCGTRLVTVDISIPTYPVITSDMILPRNGGDARFYVADTLMYLAAQRFFVVSIADPAHPEVVSTIGWPDIDCAKDLAVVDSLVFIANHPCGEPPGRSKFNIVNVANPLLPEIIATHEIGAGVYHMARSSQNVFVSCGMTGIVSFDVTDPTSPVIAGCYMGPGIAGPIVMCGDHLIVSDDMPAWTQSPGRICDPDSTSRADSLTRPGDLQIVNVSDPPSLTLIGRVPTGALHRYLAVSDSHVYVSELSGDIVVVDNSNSDTVTRKRSIELPQLAGKQCVSGDYLYVPLGPRGLHIMDVSNLDSVVTVGEVVTQSSAGAVDVQGNYAYVTESQYGLEIVEITDPNAPHVVGSIFLEGGLIMDVAVHGSHAYVAASDRMLVVDVANAASPSVIGVFMGSYILNLAVQDTLVYAGGGARLHAISVSDPMNPVGVSEWNGAEIRDVATNGDYLYTASAEAGALIFDVSDPGQIVLASQIHTPLFAVAVCATHEYVWVGDTYGILRYVSPGSNNGLDLPTTFTLHQNFPNPFNHSTTISFYLTGSAHTTLEVLNILGQRVETLLDRTVPSGTVTAGWDASGHASGVYLYRLTVGDSQQTKKMLLLK from the coding sequence ATGCCCTATATCGAAATGATGCACAAAGACTTGGGTGCATCGATGGGAAGAACTGTTTTGAAACTAATATCTATCATCATTACTGTTTCACTTGGGCTGTGTGCGACGGCTCACTGTTCGGAGTATGATCGGCAGTCTGACTTTGAGGATTCGCTGGAGTTGAAGTATGCGGGAAGCACGGCATGGTCCCATTTTAGTGACATGATTGTGGACGGTCACTTATTGTATGCAGCGATGGTGTTCGGCGTTAAGATTCTGGATCTATCAAACCCTGAAAAACCTTCCCTGGTTAGCCAAGTGTATATGAACGGCAGCCTCACATACTCCTTGGCGCTCCAAAAGCCCTACCTGTACGGTCGTACGGTCGACGGATTGAGCGTATTCGACGTTACCGAGCCAGCAGCGCCTGAGCTTTTAGGCCGACTCGATCATTCGTGTGATGAGGGGGGCATGGCCGTGGCGGGTGACTACGCCTATCTCAGTTGCGGCACACGCCTCGTCACGGTTGATATCTCGATTCCGACGTACCCTGTCATAACGAGTGACATGATCCTGCCAAGGAACGGGGGTGATGCCAGATTCTACGTCGCCGATACCCTCATGTACCTTGCCGCACAGAGATTCTTTGTTGTCAGTATCGCCGATCCCGCACATCCGGAGGTAGTATCTACCATCGGGTGGCCGGATATAGACTGCGCCAAGGATCTCGCCGTGGTGGACAGTCTCGTGTTCATCGCTAACCATCCATGCGGTGAACCGCCGGGTCGTTCCAAGTTCAACATTGTGAATGTTGCGAATCCACTCCTGCCTGAGATCATTGCGACTCACGAGATTGGCGCTGGCGTTTATCACATGGCGAGGAGTTCCCAGAACGTATTTGTCAGTTGTGGTATGACCGGCATAGTCTCATTCGACGTGACCGATCCGACGTCACCGGTGATTGCCGGGTGCTACATGGGTCCAGGAATAGCCGGCCCCATAGTTATGTGCGGCGACCATCTAATCGTTTCCGACGATATGCCTGCGTGGACTCAGTCGCCTGGTCGGATTTGTGATCCGGATTCCACTTCCAGGGCCGATTCTCTGACTCGCCCCGGTGATCTCCAGATTGTCAACGTGTCCGATCCACCGTCACTAACCCTGATCGGACGTGTTCCCACAGGCGCTTTGCACCGCTATCTAGCGGTCTCCGACTCACACGTCTATGTGTCTGAGTTGTCAGGCGATATTGTAGTAGTGGACAACTCGAATTCAGACACCGTGACGAGGAAGCGCAGCATAGAATTGCCACAACTAGCGGGAAAACAATGTGTCTCAGGTGACTACCTATACGTTCCCCTTGGTCCACGAGGGCTGCACATTATGGATGTGTCCAACCTCGACAGTGTCGTGACTGTTGGGGAGGTAGTCACTCAAAGTTCCGCCGGCGCCGTCGATGTGCAGGGCAATTATGCCTACGTCACAGAGAGCCAGTACGGACTTGAGATCGTTGAGATTACCGACCCAAACGCACCGCACGTGGTCGGCTCGATTTTTCTGGAAGGTGGTTTGATAATGGACGTCGCTGTTCACGGTAGTCATGCCTATGTCGCAGCCAGCGACCGCATGCTTGTTGTGGATGTTGCGAACGCCGCCAGTCCCAGTGTTATCGGGGTCTTCATGGGATCATACATCCTCAATCTTGCAGTACAAGACACCTTAGTGTACGCGGGCGGAGGCGCGCGACTCCATGCCATCAGCGTCTCCGACCCTATGAATCCCGTTGGAGTGAGTGAGTGGAATGGAGCCGAGATTAGAGATGTCGCTACCAACGGCGACTATCTGTATACTGCATCAGCGGAAGCGGGGGCACTTATCTTTGACGTGTCCGATCCGGGCCAGATTGTATTGGCGAGTCAGATTCACACACCGCTGTTTGCTGTCGCGGTGTGCGCCACGCATGAATACGTTTGGGTAGGAGACACATACGGGATTCTCAGATATGTGTCACCCGGCAGCAATAACGGTCTCGATCTGCCGACCACATTCACGCTCCATCAGAACTTCCCGAACCCGTTCAACCACTCGACAACCATTTCTTTTTACCTAACCGGCAGCGCGCATACCACGCTGGAGGTGCTGAACATCCTTGGCCAACGGGTTGAGACCCTTCTGGATCGAACTGTACCGAGTGGAACAGTCACTGCAGGGTGGGATGCATCGGGTCACGCTTCCGGGGTATACCTTTATCGATTGACGGTTGGAGATTCACAGCAGACCAAAAAGATGCTACTGCTGAAGTAG
- a CDS encoding DNA/RNA non-specific endonuclease has translation MPGYDEKFLKGVTIPLPQPRGQLRSYVLGDPDLRDDVYADYVNYTMLIDHERRCPIFAALNIDQKLFKKIKKHKAWKVDPRIDKGFQLDNDYYKDRHERGDNPWDRGHVAMRANATWGKTRNAAKKAGDDTFWYTNATLQHNNFNRDEWVSIEMWVNKLDLAQGGKITSISGPIHGDDPRIVKVPGKDSAEVPAGFFKVVCFINKHTNKLDVRAFISWQDEIALRDNDAKGMYSAQVYQATVKEIEERTGLKFPKEVAKANPMFWSEDSAKKKRVKASHYPERIFVDHPEEIRDLKERKTRIHYADEEVDVYIAAVLVNPRGRDKGKEWISLINLGAKKISLKGWRLVAWQTWDEKDRGWGEKELMLDNLFKAEKLVLQPGEALTVKPLKPIVLSNKRGGTIILYDDKDRQIDRVKYTATQARKAGRAVVFFYSDDQ, from the coding sequence ATGCCAGGATATGATGAGAAATTCCTTAAAGGCGTGACTATTCCATTGCCTCAGCCGAGAGGACAACTGCGCTCATATGTGCTCGGCGATCCGGATCTGAGGGATGATGTGTACGCCGACTACGTAAACTACACGATGTTGATTGACCATGAGAGGCGTTGCCCGATTTTCGCGGCCTTGAACATCGATCAGAAGTTGTTCAAGAAGATCAAGAAACACAAGGCGTGGAAGGTCGATCCAAGAATCGACAAAGGCTTCCAGTTGGACAACGACTACTACAAGGACAGGCACGAACGCGGAGACAATCCATGGGACCGCGGTCATGTGGCCATGCGTGCTAACGCCACTTGGGGCAAAACCAGAAACGCAGCCAAGAAAGCCGGTGACGATACATTCTGGTACACGAATGCTACTCTGCAACACAACAATTTCAACCGGGATGAGTGGGTCTCGATTGAGATGTGGGTGAATAAGCTGGACCTCGCTCAAGGTGGAAAAATCACTTCGATCTCGGGACCAATACACGGCGACGATCCGCGAATCGTCAAAGTCCCTGGGAAGGACAGCGCAGAGGTACCGGCCGGCTTCTTCAAGGTTGTATGCTTTATCAACAAACACACTAATAAACTGGATGTGCGAGCCTTCATATCCTGGCAGGACGAAATTGCCTTGCGTGACAATGATGCGAAGGGGATGTACAGCGCCCAGGTGTATCAGGCCACGGTGAAAGAAATCGAGGAGCGCACCGGACTCAAATTCCCCAAGGAAGTGGCAAAGGCGAACCCGATGTTCTGGAGTGAGGATTCAGCCAAGAAGAAAAGGGTCAAGGCGAGTCATTACCCCGAGAGAATCTTCGTGGATCACCCCGAAGAAATCAGGGACTTAAAGGAGAGAAAGACGCGCATCCACTATGCCGACGAAGAAGTCGATGTTTATATTGCCGCGGTGCTGGTGAATCCCAGGGGCCGGGACAAAGGCAAGGAGTGGATATCACTTATTAACCTCGGGGCCAAGAAGATCAGTCTCAAAGGGTGGCGCCTGGTGGCCTGGCAAACTTGGGACGAGAAAGACCGAGGTTGGGGGGAAAAGGAACTGATGCTGGACAATCTGTTTAAGGCAGAGAAACTAGTTTTGCAGCCCGGAGAAGCGCTGACCGTGAAGCCTTTGAAACCGATCGTACTGTCCAATAAGCGAGGGGGCACGATCATACTGTACGATGACAAGGATCGGCAGATCGACCGAGTCAAATATACCGCCACTCAGGCGAGGAAGGCTGGCCGGGCTGTCGTGTTCTTCTATAGCGACGACCAGTAG
- a CDS encoding PadR family transcriptional regulator, giving the protein MKHRSHKPRIYDHVFWFTEDIKQEVSMKWLSRKEELLLLSIWKLQGNAYGVTIRRQLAKTTDKYWSIGAIYDVLDRLARKGLVTTKITSPLPERGGRSKRMYQVTNKGFKALDTVRQIQTAMWADLPKASVLGEEA; this is encoded by the coding sequence ATGAAACATCGATCACATAAACCACGTATCTACGACCATGTATTCTGGTTTACAGAAGATATCAAGCAGGAAGTATCTATGAAATGGTTGTCGCGAAAAGAAGAACTGCTGTTGCTCTCAATCTGGAAGCTCCAGGGTAACGCCTACGGTGTTACGATCCGTAGGCAACTAGCTAAAACCACCGACAAATACTGGTCGATAGGGGCCATCTACGACGTACTGGATCGGTTGGCCCGCAAAGGACTGGTGACTACCAAAATCACCTCTCCCCTGCCGGAACGGGGCGGTCGCAGCAAGAGAATGTACCAGGTCACCAACAAAGGATTCAAGGCTCTTGATACAGTCCGTCAAATCCAGACGGCTATGTGGGCCGATCTACCCAAGGCGTCCGTGCTGGGCGAAGAAGCATGA
- a CDS encoding superoxide dismutase, whose product MMYTLPELGYEYDALESFIDAQTMEIHHSKHHAAYVAKLNAALEGHGELATKSAEQIICKLDQVPEDIRTAVRNNGGGHVNHSFFWQILKPNVAFKGEIAEAINAKFGGLDKFKEEFLKTAVGVFGSGWAWLVIDSGGDLSLMGTPNQDNPISSGYTPVMGVDVWEHAYYLKYQNRRPDYVQAIFNVMNWEKINEFYVMTRQTAKSM is encoded by the coding sequence ATGATGTATACCTTACCCGAACTCGGATATGAGTACGATGCCCTGGAGTCGTTTATCGACGCCCAAACGATGGAAATCCATCACTCCAAACACCACGCTGCTTACGTGGCCAAGTTGAACGCCGCCCTGGAGGGTCACGGAGAGTTGGCCACCAAGAGCGCCGAACAGATCATTTGCAAGCTGGACCAGGTGCCGGAAGATATCCGCACCGCGGTTCGAAACAACGGCGGTGGCCATGTCAACCACAGTTTCTTCTGGCAAATCCTCAAGCCGAATGTCGCTTTCAAAGGTGAGATTGCTGAAGCGATCAATGCCAAGTTCGGCGGGCTAGACAAATTCAAGGAAGAGTTTTTGAAAACGGCCGTGGGTGTCTTTGGCAGCGGCTGGGCCTGGCTGGTGATTGATAGTGGCGGTGATCTCAGCCTGATGGGCACACCGAATCAGGACAACCCAATCAGTTCCGGCTATACGCCGGTGATGGGTGTCGATGTTTGGGAGCACGCTTACTATCTCAAGTATCAGAACCGCCGCCCCGATTATGTTCAGGCGATTTTCAACGTGATGAACTGGGAGAAGATCAACGAGTTCTACGTAATGACGCGCCAGACGGCGAAGTCGATGTAA
- a CDS encoding T9SS type A sorting domain-containing protein, whose translation MRLLSVITIACLGLCAEETQAEQNFYSAEVDSVQLQYAGSALWSGRHDILVDGDYIYCAMTNGLMVIDASDPTLPTMISQTYLNTRVNCLAKSGSTVFCGTTYSGLLVVDVSNPSRSQLVGSAPLDGWIANLAFDDGFVYAICLDSMHVIDVTNPHSPSAVASVVIPVNSSMTFRGIVVSGGVAFIAANDLYLVDISTPATPLQIARITVPQIAIDVDLGDTLALVAGLSSRQPSYQSVLSVINVRDINSPSIISSYDVWGDLMSVTVRGSYAYLAAGESGVAVFDITDRLAMQPTGCFPPLGRAYEVNVHEALAFVDNSAPLLFNESEFNQVLCAQAGRGFLPASNLTQSPDTGDLLILDVSDESSLVAVGAYPHPGYATSVKVVGQHAFVADETGGVSIVDVSGSDTLIAVSEIEGPESPRGMDVAGNILLIADQLTGLLIADVSDIAHPRIVGSASINGWTSDVATDGEYAFVAGGSQGLLVFDISEPTVPTVVGRSNTNDFAIEVIVSEQYAYVSDRYAGLRVFDLSDPTQPVAVGKYPANDEPLWVIYLAKWGNTLVLAADFEVFILDVTNPLEPKQIGSYVSSRIQDISLAGDLLFLATARNGIEVVDISDPVATKKVCTYDTEGAAMGVASRDSMLFVADHNSLLRFQWRGSSDPNGHGVVPDDLRIDPGYPNPFNPSTTIEYSIPRTSRLSLSVYNILGQKVATLVDDVKPAGSYTARWGGTDAAGNSVASGVYLCTIKAGGAYRTIKLVKAK comes from the coding sequence TTGCGGCTGTTGTCAGTCATTACAATAGCTTGTCTTGGGCTGTGTGCGGAAGAGACGCAGGCTGAGCAAAACTTCTATTCTGCCGAAGTAGATTCGGTCCAATTGCAATATGCGGGGAGTGCTCTGTGGAGTGGTCGTCACGACATTCTGGTTGATGGAGATTACATCTATTGCGCGATGACTAACGGCTTGATGGTTATTGACGCGAGCGACCCAACACTGCCCACAATGATCTCCCAAACCTATTTGAATACCCGGGTTAACTGTCTGGCCAAGTCAGGATCGACGGTCTTCTGTGGGACCACATACTCCGGCCTTCTTGTGGTGGACGTATCAAATCCCAGTAGATCGCAGCTAGTGGGGTCAGCCCCACTTGATGGCTGGATCGCCAATCTTGCCTTTGACGACGGATTTGTCTACGCCATTTGCTTGGACTCAATGCACGTTATCGACGTGACGAACCCCCATTCCCCGTCGGCTGTCGCCAGTGTAGTCATTCCCGTCAATTCCAGCATGACGTTTCGAGGCATTGTCGTTTCAGGTGGAGTTGCATTTATCGCGGCAAACGACCTCTACTTGGTCGACATATCCACACCTGCCACACCGCTCCAGATTGCCCGTATCACAGTTCCCCAGATTGCTATTGATGTTGATCTGGGCGATACACTTGCGCTCGTTGCCGGGTTGTCGAGTCGACAGCCGTCTTACCAATCTGTTTTAAGTGTCATCAATGTCCGGGATATCAACTCTCCCTCGATTATTTCGAGCTACGATGTCTGGGGTGATCTGATGAGCGTCACCGTTCGAGGCAGCTATGCATACTTGGCAGCCGGTGAGTCAGGCGTGGCTGTATTTGACATAACAGATCGCTTGGCAATGCAACCAACAGGTTGTTTTCCCCCGTTGGGTCGGGCTTATGAAGTGAATGTGCATGAGGCACTCGCTTTTGTTGATAATTCGGCTCCATTGCTATTCAATGAATCCGAGTTCAATCAGGTTCTGTGTGCGCAGGCGGGAAGGGGCTTTTTACCAGCATCAAATCTTACGCAATCGCCCGATACGGGCGATCTATTGATCCTTGATGTCTCAGATGAATCGTCGTTGGTTGCCGTGGGCGCCTATCCGCACCCTGGTTACGCCACTTCGGTAAAGGTAGTGGGGCAACACGCATTTGTAGCAGATGAAACTGGGGGCGTATCTATCGTCGATGTATCCGGATCAGACACGCTCATTGCGGTCTCAGAAATCGAAGGACCTGAATCGCCGCGCGGTATGGACGTCGCGGGGAACATACTGCTGATAGCGGATCAGCTAACCGGTTTGTTGATTGCTGATGTTTCTGACATTGCCCATCCCCGCATTGTAGGCAGTGCCTCGATAAATGGTTGGACTTCGGATGTCGCAACTGACGGTGAATATGCCTTCGTCGCCGGCGGCAGCCAGGGTCTATTGGTCTTCGACATTTCAGAGCCAACTGTGCCAACAGTCGTCGGACGATCTAACACCAACGATTTCGCTATTGAGGTCATCGTTTCCGAACAGTATGCCTATGTATCGGATCGATACGCAGGCCTACGGGTTTTCGACCTGTCTGATCCGACCCAACCTGTCGCGGTAGGGAAGTATCCGGCTAATGATGAGCCCCTGTGGGTCATTTACCTGGCAAAATGGGGGAACACTCTTGTCCTGGCCGCCGATTTCGAAGTTTTCATTCTGGATGTCACGAACCCACTCGAACCGAAGCAAATCGGCTCGTACGTTTCCTCGAGAATCCAAGACATATCACTGGCAGGTGATCTTCTCTTCCTGGCGACGGCACGGAATGGGATCGAAGTGGTTGACATCTCTGACCCCGTTGCTACTAAGAAAGTATGCACATACGACACTGAAGGCGCGGCGATGGGCGTTGCCTCAAGGGACTCTATGCTCTTTGTTGCCGATCACAACAGCCTTCTCAGGTTTCAATGGCGGGGGTCATCAGACCCGAACGGTCATGGCGTTGTACCAGACGATCTCAGAATCGATCCCGGTTACCCCAACCCGTTCAACCCTTCCACGACCATAGAGTACTCAATTCCGCGAACCTCAAGGCTGAGCCTGTCTGTTTATAATATATTGGGCCAGAAAGTTGCCACGTTGGTTGATGACGTCAAACCGGCCGGATCATACACAGCAAGATGGGGTGGCACAGATGCTGCCGGTAACTCTGTCGCAAGTGGTGTATACCTTTGCACAATCAAAGCAGGAGGTGCTTATCGAACTATCAAGTTAGTCAAAGCGAAGTGA